A genomic segment from Nicotiana sylvestris chromosome 1, ASM39365v2, whole genome shotgun sequence encodes:
- the LOC104242457 gene encoding F-box protein PP2-B15-like, which translates to MVVAEKHIHDLPEDCICTIISLTSPPDVVKLSLVSSTFRSATESDYVWNVFLPCDWQDIARKSVTLLKYTTKKELFLCLCNSILIHGGNKSFALDKSTGKKSYVISAKELSILYGDEPDHWNWKTIPESRFAEVVELKTICRLEIQGKMKTGELSPNTTYGAYLLMKISDKSFGLDSIPTEISVKVGDQEFVNTAYLRNPRSKKVQMESLFYRNRMETLKARVNKGEEKLPREREDGWLEIELGEFFNGGNGDEDIIMRLMEVKGYHVKGGLVVEGIELRPKH; encoded by the exons ATGGTAGTAGCAGAGAAGCACATACATGATCTGCCAGAAGACTGCATTTGTACCATAATATCTCTCACTTCTCCTCCGGACGTAGTAAAACTATCGCTGGTTTCATCAACTTTCCGGTCAGCGACAGAATCGGACTATGTTTGGAATGTTTTCCTGCCTTGTGATTGGCAAGATATTGCAAGAAAATCAGTCACCCTTTTGAAGTATACTACAAAAAAGGAGCTTTTTCTCTGTCTCTGCAATTCCATTCTAATACACGGTGGCAACAAG AGCTTTGCTTTAGATAAATCAACTGGGAAAAAGTCGTATGTAATTTCTGCAAAAGAGCTTTCTATTTTATACGGAGATGAACCAGATCATTGGAACTGGAAAACTATACCAGAATCAAG GTTTGCAGAAGTAGTTGAACTGAAAACAATATGCAGACTAGAAATACAGGGGAAGATGAAAACAGGGGAGCTATCTCCAAACACAACATACGGAGCTTATTTACTAATGAAGATTTCAGATAAATCATTCGGGTTGGATTCTATTCCAACAGAGATTAGTGTTAAAGTGGGAGATCAAGAATTCGTCAACACAGCGTATCTACGCAACCCAAGGAGCAAGAAAGTGCAAATGGAGTCTTTGTTTTACAGGAACAGAATGGAGACATTGAAAGCAAGAGTaaacaaaggggaagaaaaactGCCTCGTGAAAGGGAGGATGGGTGGTTGGAAATTGAGCTTGGAGAGTTCTTCAATGGAGGAAATGGTGACGAAGATATCATAATGAGGTTGATGGAGGTGAAGGGTTATCATGTCAAAGGTGGGCTTGTCGTTGAAGGCATTGAATTAAGACCTAAACACTAG
- the LOC104242456 gene encoding F-box protein PP2-B15-like — protein sequence MSGAELFNQLPEDIISSILSLTSPKDTFSFSLVSSSLRSVAASDFLWQTFLPSDYKHIIDKSVTPLKYSTKKELFIRLCNSILIDGGNKSFALEKSSGKKSYVISAEELSILYGEEPDHWTWKSVPDSRFSKVAELKVICRLEIKANLKTNILSPNTKYGVYFIMKISDQAFGLNSVAAEISVEIGNRKEDQNCVLDSMGMTNFEEKQRDQRLPYKREDGWMEIEVGEFYNGGNEEEVTVSLMEVKGCHVKGGLIIEGIGFRPKH from the exons ATGTCTGGGGCAGAGCTATTCAATCAATTGCCAGAAGATATCATTTCTTCAATTCTGTCTCTTACTTCACCTAAGGATACATTTAGCTTCTCTCTTGTTTCTTCCTCTCTCCGTTCAGTGGCAGCATCTGATTTTCTGTGGCAAACATTCTTGCCTTCCGATTACAAGCATATTATTGACAAATCTGTCACACCATTGAAGTATTCTACTAAAAAAGAGCTTTTTATTCGTCTCTGTAACTCCATTCTTATTGATGGTGGAAACAAG AGCTTTGCATTAGAGAAATCAAGTGGAAAAAAATCATATGTTATCTCAGCAGAAGAACTGTCCATTTTATATGGGGAAGAACCAGATCATTGGACTTGGAAATCCGTACCAGATTCAAGGTTTTCAAAAGTGGCTGAACTGAAAGTAATATGCAGACTAGAAATCAAAGCCAACCTAAAAACAAACATACTATCTCCAAACACAAAGTATGGAGTTTATTTCATTATGAAAATCTCTGATCAGGCATTTGGTCTGAATTCAGTGGCTGCTGAGATTAGTGTAGAAATTGGCAATCGGAAAGAAGATCAAAATTGTGTGCTGGACTCGATGGGAATGACAAATTTTGAAGAGAAACAGAGGGATCAAAGACTGCCATATAAAAGGGAAGATGGATGGATGGAAATTGAGGTTGGAGAGTTCTATAATGGTGGAAATGAGGAGGAAGTTACAGTAAGTTTGATGGAGGTGAAGGGTTGCCATGTTAAGGGTGGACTAATCATTGAAGGCATTGGATTTAGGCCTAAACACTAA